A region of Mesoplodon densirostris isolate mMesDen1 chromosome 11, mMesDen1 primary haplotype, whole genome shotgun sequence DNA encodes the following proteins:
- the PMCH gene encoding pro-MCH — MAKMSFSSYILILTFSLLSQGVSPSASKSIRNLEDDMVFKTLRLGKAFQKEDTEEKSIVVPSLEEYKNDESNFMNDEENKNSKNAGSKHNFLNNGLPLNLAIKPYLALKGSVAFPAENEVQNTESIQEKREIADEENSAKFPIGRRDFDSE, encoded by the exons ATGGCAAAAATGAGTTTCTCTTCCTACATATTAATACtaactttttctttgctttctcaaGGTGTTTCGCCTTCAGCCTCCAAGTCAATAAGAAATTTAGAAGATGACATGGTATTTAAAACACTGAGGCTGGGGAAAGCCTTTCAGAAGGAAGATACTGAAGAAAAATCAATTGTTGTTCCTTCCCTGGAGGAATATAAAAATGATGAGAGCAATTTCATGAAtgatgaggaaaacaaaaattcaaag AATGCAGGTTCCAAACACAATTTCTTAAATAATGGTCTGCCACTGAATCTGGCTATAAAACCTTATCTTGCACTAAAAGGATCTGTAGCTTTTCCAGCTGAGAATGAAGTTCAAAATACTGAATCAatacaagaaaagagagaaattgcAGATGAAGAAAACTCAGCTAAATTTCCTATAGGAAGGAGAGATTTTGACAGTGAgtag